CACCTGTAGTTCCTAAAACTTTGAATCAGAAAAAATATATCCAGGCTATAAAAGAACATGAACTTGTTTTCGGGCTGGGTCCTGCAGGTACTGGAAAAACATTTCTTGCAGTTGCTGCTGCGGTAGCCGCTTTTCGAGCTGACGAAATCAAAAAGATCATCTTGACGCGTCCTGCTGTTGAGGCGGGCGAAGAACTTGGTTTCCTTCCAGGAGAGCTTGAGGATAAAATTTTCCCTTATTTGCGGCCCCTCTATGACGCTTTAGAAGAAATGCTTGATCCAGAGGAGTTAAAAAAAATGATTGATAAGGGGATAATAGAATTAGCTCCTCTTGCCTTCATGAGGGGAAGAACATTAAGTGGCAGTTTTATCATTCTTGACGAAGCTCAAAATACAACCACCGAACAGATGCTTATGTTTTTAACTCGTCTAGGCCAGAGGTCTCGCTGTGTAGTAACTGGAGATCCTACCCAGGTAGACCTTCCAAAGCATAGGAGTTCTGGTCTTTTCGAGGCGATTAACGCATTGAAGTCGGTATCGGGTATATATTTTTGCGAGTTTGGCGAAAAAGATGTCATTAGGCATAAACTTGTAAAAGATATTGTGGAAGCTTATAGAATACATAGGGCAAATTCTAAGAGTAATTTATGAAACCTCTATTGGAGCATCTTTTAGCCAGATTTAAAAGAGTGCAACAAGATAGAAAAAGAAGAATATTTGTTATCCCGAAATGGGAAAATCAACTCGAAACCAACGAGCCCATTCGCATTGCTATTTTTCTCTTTTTTATCTTCTTCTGTATCGTGTTAGGGCTTTTCGCCACTGGCCATGTTACTTATTCTCTGGTTTTCCTTTCCTTAATTTTGACAAGTTGTACAGCCATGGTTTTGAATTTGAGTCTACCTAAGATTTTTTATAGTAACTCAAAGCTTCTTTTGGTTTTTGCTGTGATCGCGATCAACTTATTGATTGCCAAGTCCGTCTATGTATGGTCAATCCATCAACCTGGGCTGGAATCAAGAGCGATCTATTTTTATGTATCGACCGCTGTAGCTCCCTTATTGGTTACGGCCTTGATTAACGTGAATGCGGGAGTTATCGTTGTTGTGCTTTCAAGTGTATTTATTTCCTTACTCGTTAATCCCAGCATACCCCTTTTAGCGAGCAATCTTCTTTCTGGAATTGTTGGGGTTTATTTTATTCAGAGGATCTGCCAAAGAAGAGATATTTTGAAGGCGGGTATCGCTGTTGGGCTTACAAGTCTAGTTTGTGCTGTGGGATTTGGAATAATCAATGGAGGAGATACTGACGTCCTCATTCAGCAAGCTTTTTTGAGCATTGGCATAGGGCTTTTTACAGCGGTACTGATAAACACTCTTTTGCCTCTTCTTGAAGAAATCTTTCAATTGAACACCGATTTTACATGGCTTGAATTATCTGATCTCAACCACACCTTACTCCGGAGGCTTGCTGCTGAAGCTCCGGGAACCTATCATCATAGTTTAATGGTTGCTAATATTGCCGAGGCGGCGGCAAATGCGATAGGTGAAAATGGCAGTCTATGCAGAGTAATGGCCTATTTTCACGATATTGGGAAGGTGATTAACCCTCAATATTTCGTTGAAAATCAGGGAGCCGATAATCCCCATTCCCGTCTAACTCCAGCAATGAGTGCTTTGGTGATTATTTCTCATGTAAAGGATGGAGTCGACCTCGCTTTGGAGCATCATTTGAGACGACCCGTTATTGATGCCATTCAGCAACATCATGGAACTTCTTTAGTCTACTATTTTTACAGAAAAGCTTTGCAGAATATTGAAGATTGTCGAATGGGAGTAAAAATTCTCAATATGGATGAAGGAGATCTGCCTGAAATTGACGAGTCTCGTTTTAGGTATCCAGGTCCCAAGCCTCAAACAAAAGAAATCGGTATTTTAATGCTTGCCGATTCCATTGAAAGTGCTTCGCGATGCTTGGAAAAACCTAGTCTTAAAGACATTGAACAACTTGTCGAAGATATTGTTTCTCAAAAATTGCATGATCATCAGCTTGATGAATGTCCATTGAGCATGAAAGAAATTACTGAAATAAAGAAAAGTTTTGTTTTTTCGTTGAAAACGATATTGCATACGCGCATTCATTATCCCAAGAATACCCAAAACGTTGAAAAATCGAGTGGTGGTGATTCAGAATCTTCAGAAAGAGGTCCTGTTGCCCTTATCCAGTCTAAGGAAGGGATGGAAATTAGCAGTGGAGTTCATTCCTAATCAGCTGCATTTACCTCAAAAAATTTACCTTGTTCTTTTGTCTTCTAAAACAATGGGAGAAATACATGGACTTTTTTTTAATGATCCCAGTCCAACGGATGTTATTAGTTTTGATTATGGTGAAATTTTGATTTGTCCCTTGGTTGCTGAAAGAGAAGCCCATAGCCGGTCTATTCCTGTCCTAAAAGAAGTTCTGCTTTATGGAATTCATGGCATGCTTCATCTTTGTGGGATGGATGATCGTAGAGAAGAAGAACGGAAACAGATGGAGGTGCAGCAGGAGTTCATTCTTAAGTCAATCTGGGAAAAGTTGGGATTTGCTTGATTTCATGGATAAAAGCCCCGGCCATATTGCATCAACCCTAGCGATCGCATATAGAAAATATCCTTTTTCTGAAACAAGCTCGATTATTTACTGGATAAGTCCTATAGGCTGTATAAAAACCCTTGCCAAAGGATCAAGAAGAGCTGGGACAGCTTCTTTTGCTCCAATAGATCTTTTTTATGAATGTGAGATTACTTTTTACATATCAAAAAAAAGCGATCTTTATTTGTTAAAAGAATATCGAATTGTCGATCCCATGCTTGCTTTGAGGAATAATTGGCCGACTTTTCTTTGTTCCAATTATTTCGCGGAATTAATTGCTCAAACAACTGAAGAAAGAACACCTATACCTGAAAGTTTTAACCTTCTTAAGAAAGCCCTTGGTTATATAAAAAAAACAGCTGTGAGTTTAAAGATTGTGGAGCTTTATGAAAAGCGGCTTTTATCAATCCATGGGCTAGAGGGAGGAGCAATAGATAAGCTCTATGCACAGGCCTCTTCGAGTGGAGCTAAAAAATTGTGGGAAACAAGAAAGAGATTAATGGATTGTCTCAAACCCTAAAAATCAAAACCTAAAAGATTGGTTAATCCTTTAAATTTGATCAGAATTATCTTGCTCTTGAGCGTTATTTTCTGGAGCTGCAGAGGAAGGAGTTGATTGGATTTCTTCTTTTGAAGCTAATAGCCTGCAGCGTTGGTAATCGATTTTACCCAAGGGTGTCTTGGGAAGAGAATTAAGAACAAGTACATGCTTGGGGATCCAAAGTCTTGAAAAACCTTGTGATACTAAACACTTTCTTATTTGCCAATTATAAACCTTTCGATTGATTAAAACGGCAAGTGTTTCACCTTTCTTAATGTCTGGAATACCGACGACCGCAATTTCAAAGTCTTCTCCCAATACTTCTTGTAATCCTTTTCTCAATCCTTCTTCGATAGTCCCATGAGGAACCATTTCACCTCCGATTTTAGAAAATCGACTGACCCTATCTTCAATGTATAGAAACCCATCGTTATCCAATGATCCCACATCTCCGCTGACATACCAACCATCTCGAAAGGAAGCGGCTGTCCTGAGCGGGTCATCGAGATAACCACCGAAGATGTTTGCCCCTTTAAAACTTAATATTCCCCGGGCTGAAAGAGTAAGTTCTTTTAGTGTTTCTTGGTCAAATATCCGGATGGATATTCCCGCTGCAAGTTGTCCGACGCTTCCCGGCCTGTTTCTTTGGTTATAGGTAGTTGAGCTCAGTGTCTGGAAAGGATCTATCACATTGGAACTAATGACGGGAGAGGCTTCTGTTGTCCCATATCCTTCACAAACAGGTATTCCAAACTTCGATTCGAAATCTGCTGCAAGTTGTCTTTGTAACTTTTCTGATCCCGTAATGACAATTTTGAGGCTGCGTAGTTTTTCGGGTGGTACTTTTTTAACATACTGACGGAGAAAAGTGGGTGTTGTGATCAGCAGTTCGATCTGATACTGCTCAATGAGGGTGGCTAATTTATCGATTTCTAGAGGATTAACATAGCTGACCGTCAGCGGCCCTCCTAATATCGGCCACCAGAGACAGGTTGTTGAACCGAAACTATGAAAAATAGGAAGGGCTCCCAACAATTTTTTAATCGGAATACTAGAGAGGATGGTTTTGATTTGTGCGATATTGGCCAAAATGTTTTTGTGAGATAACGGGACTCCTTTGGGTTCACCAAAGGAACCACTCGTAAAAAGCAAAATGGCTTCTTTGTTAGCTCCCCTTTTAGGAATGCCCCAGAGAGTGGCCACGGTCTTCGGAGGCAAAAGATCGGCAATAAAAATGTGAAAAAAGAAAGAAAGCTTAGAAAAAGATTTGAGAAAACTTTCCGTTTCAATCGTTCTTTTAGGCCATGGGAAATCTTGAAGTTTTTCCCTCAATATCTTTGCACTAAATAGAGTTTTGACTTTCGATTTCTCAATCGCAATGAGGTTCATTGCGGAACCCGCTGTCATATTAAAATTGACAGGAATCTTTCCCGCAAGAACAACGGCTAAATTGATAATTATTGCTCCTGCACCTATGGGCAACAGTACACCTATTCGAGGCTCGGTTATATTTTTAGAAATCCAAGAAGCAACTCTTAAGGCTATTCCCAGTAAGACTTTTCCTGTAAGGACCTTCTGGGAATGCCCATCGATGAATATGGGATTATTTTTTCTCTGCTTTAGATAATAAATAGCTTGCCAACCGATATTCTCTTCAATTTCGGGCCGTAACAACAGAGCTTGGGAAGAAAGATCATAAAAGCTTTTTCTTAACCAATCCCTCCAATCTTCATGGAGGGTTTTGGGAGCACCTACAATGACCCTACTTGTAGAAGGATAAGAAGAGTCAAGGGGGCTGAAAAAATTATTCCAGAAAGAATCGATCCAGACGGGGATCACCAAGGATTCGATATGTTCAATCATATCGAGAACAAATTGAGGAAAACTTGTAACGTTGCCTTCAGGAAGTTGGGTGAGCCGTAGGATGATACCGACTAAAGTATTCGATCTGAGTTTATCTTGTAGCCACCGGACAGCCTCTTCTTTGTTCGTTTTTTCTAGGAAAAGAAATCCCTTTTCGAGGACCTGTTCCTCTTTTACATCTTTCAGTTCTCCTACAGCGATGATCAGCTGTCTAGAAAGGCTTTTCTCGAATTGCTCCACATCTTGAAGTGTCGCCGTATAAATCAACAATAAAGCCCCTTGAGAGGAGGGGATCCATTCCCTACCGATCCAGTCCATTAGGTCATTCCTTGAAATTGAAGTCAACTCTAAGAGGTCATCAATTTATCCCTCCTCCTAGATAAATTCAATTGCATAATAATCTTTTTCAGAATATTTCTACGGGTGATCGCTTCCCATCTTCAATAGACCTCTGCTTTGCTCTTTCTTTGCCGAGGACCTTTTCGCGAAGCGCATATATTTCATGGTCGATGTGTTGAAACTGCTCTTGGGAATAAGGAAGTGGAGGAGCAAGATGCATTCTAAAATTTTCAACTCTTCGAGCCGCTTGTTCCTTCACCGATTCAGGCAGCGCACTTAAAATAGCGGCAGCTTCCCTAATCAGGTGGAAACGGTGGCAGAGTAAAAGGATATCGACACCGGCTTTCAAGGACAATTCGAGAGTTTCTTTTAAAGAATAATGATTAATGATAGCCCCCATATCGATGTCATCTGAAAGGAGAAGTTTGTCAAAATGCCATTCTTTCCTTATAATATCTATGATTGGAGAGGATAGAGATGCGGGTAGGCCACTTGGGTCTAAATGCAAGTTACGGATGTGGGCGATCATGAAACTGTCACATAAATTTTGAAGGGTTCTAAAGGGAATCCATTCAAAAGCTTCGAGTTCATTTTTCGATTTGAAAGACTGCGGTAATTCAAGATGAGGATCACATGGAGCAAAGCTATATCCAGGGAAATGTTTGCCGCAGCAAAGAATCCCTTGAGATTTTAAACCTTCTATGAATGCTCTAGCAAAGCGACATACCTCTTGAGGGTCTGATGAAAAAGATCTTCCTTTTAAAGAGTTATGTTCCCTCTCGGGAGTATCCATATCAAGAACGGGAGCGAGATTGAAATTAAGACCAAAAAGCCGTAACAATTGAGCAGTCAGTTCCCCGTGTGCTCTGATCAATTCTAAATCCGCTTTTTCTCCAAGTTCTTTTGCACCAGGAGGTTCACTACCAAAAGCTTTTAACCTAGACACCCTTCCTCCTTCTTGATCGATTGTAAAAATAGGCTCATGCCCAACAAGATCTCTTAATTGATCGACAAGATTTCTAAAAGAGAGGGGATTTTCCAAGTTTCTAGAAAAAAAAATGAATCCTGCAGGCTGTACTTCACGAATGACATTAACTTCATCCTTGGAAAGGCCAGTTGCAGGCAGTCCTACGATGAGAAATCTTCCCCCATCGCAGAGCGCATTGTCTGAAGAAAAATATCCGCTCATAACTCTCTTTGTATAGGGCTGTTCCGAAACTTTGTAGCTTATTTTCCTTTACATATCCACGCTAAGTTTAACTGAACTTCAATTTTAGCCAAAGGTTTTTTAAAGCGAAATAGCAATCCTCTGGGAAATACCTTGACCCCTCCTTCAATCATGACAATACTATTAATGCTCTGTAGAGCGAAAGGCAAAAAGGATCAAGGGATGCAGTTGCTTTGGAATGAATCCTCATCGCAGCCATGGAAAATTTGCTTCATTAAGTATTTCTTATATAAAAAGCTTATTTTTGTCGGTTGAAAAACATTAATTCAGTTTTATAAAAGCCATTCCTATTGTCGTGAAGAAACAACTGAAAGCTTATTTTTATGGACATGTTCAGGGTGTAGGCTTTCGAGCAACAACTTGGAGAGTTGCCCAGTTTTATAATATTGATGGCATTGTGCGCAACTTAAGGGATGGAAGAGTAGAGTTGATTGTGGAGGGAGAAGAACAGACTATAAAGGATTTTATTAGAGAACTGACCCATAGCCACATGAAGTCTTATATCTCTCATGTGGATTTTATTTGGGGAGAAGCTGAAGGCAAATATATTCATTTTCATATCGTTCGTTGATGTGCTATGTGTTTATAGAAATGGCGGAAAGAAAAGAATTTTTTTAGTCCATCCCCAGAAGGGGAAAGGCATCACTAAGGATACTTTTTCTACAATGCAAACGACTGAAGCTCTTGATTCATTCTATGAGACATACATTATCCATCTTAGTTGCTAACCGGTTTGGGGTTCTGACAAGGATCGCCGAGCTTTTTAGCGGGCGAGGTTTTAATATTGATACTCTTAATGTGGGGCCAACGCATGACGAATCCATTTCACGAATGACAATAGTCGTCAAAGGTGACGATCAGGTTCTGGACCAAGTAACCAAGCAGTTAAACAAGCTTATTGATGTCTTGGCGGTTCAGGATTTCAGGGATGGAGAATATATAGATAGAGAACTTGTGTTGGTTAAAGTGGCAACGGGAAACAAAAGCCGAGCTGAACTTATGCAAATATGTGATATTTTCCGTGCGAAAATTGTGGATGTAGAGCCCAAAAATATGACTATCGAAGTAACAGGCGATGAAAGCAAGATTTCAAAATTTATTTTTCTTATGCAGGATTTTGGAATAATTGATTTGAGTAGAACAGGTAAAATCGCCTTGCCAAGAATTTAGAAAACAGGGATAGCGGGTAGAACAAAACAAGTTTTTCATGCTGACTCAAAGAAAGGGGTTGACAAAGTAAGATAAACACCGAGGCTTTTTATTATTTATCATCACTTTGGAGAGAACAAAATGACTAAAACCGTATTCCTTGATCAAGATGCTGATTTGTCCTTTCTTAAGGATAAGACGATTGGAGTGATTGGGTTTGGTTCGCAAGGACATGCCCATGCTTTGAATTTAAAAGAGAGTG
The DNA window shown above is from Methylacidiphilum caldifontis and carries:
- a CDS encoding PhoH family protein, with the protein product MIHSEIISFENGRFVHELFANEIKNVRILEERFGVKVTTRDGWVRIDGAPEGVQKTKKVFDQLQDALDKGLEIGKKDIHNAMEFVEKENGVVLSDFQRAKLETSSRKPPVVPKTLNQKKYIQAIKEHELVFGLGPAGTGKTFLAVAAAVAAFRADEIKKIILTRPAVEAGEELGFLPGELEDKIFPYLRPLYDALEEMLDPEELKKMIDKGIIELAPLAFMRGRTLSGSFIILDEAQNTTTEQMLMFLTRLGQRSRCVVTGDPTQVDLPKHRSSGLFEAINALKSVSGIYFCEFGEKDVIRHKLVKDIVEAYRIHRANSKSNL
- a CDS encoding HD family phosphohydrolase, whose amino-acid sequence is MKPLLEHLLARFKRVQQDRKRRIFVIPKWENQLETNEPIRIAIFLFFIFFCIVLGLFATGHVTYSLVFLSLILTSCTAMVLNLSLPKIFYSNSKLLLVFAVIAINLLIAKSVYVWSIHQPGLESRAIYFYVSTAVAPLLVTALINVNAGVIVVVLSSVFISLLVNPSIPLLASNLLSGIVGVYFIQRICQRRDILKAGIAVGLTSLVCAVGFGIINGGDTDVLIQQAFLSIGIGLFTAVLINTLLPLLEEIFQLNTDFTWLELSDLNHTLLRRLAAEAPGTYHHSLMVANIAEAAANAIGENGSLCRVMAYFHDIGKVINPQYFVENQGADNPHSRLTPAMSALVIISHVKDGVDLALEHHLRRPVIDAIQQHHGTSLVYYFYRKALQNIEDCRMGVKILNMDEGDLPEIDESRFRYPGPKPQTKEIGILMLADSIESASRCLEKPSLKDIEQLVEDIVSQKLHDHQLDECPLSMKEITEIKKSFVFSLKTILHTRIHYPKNTQNVEKSSGGDSESSERGPVALIQSKEGMEISSGVHS
- the ybeY gene encoding rRNA maturation RNase YbeY, which codes for MSSKTMGEIHGLFFNDPSPTDVISFDYGEILICPLVAEREAHSRSIPVLKEVLLYGIHGMLHLCGMDDRREEERKQMEVQQEFILKSIWEKLGFA
- the recO gene encoding DNA repair protein RecO, with translation MDKSPGHIASTLAIAYRKYPFSETSSIIYWISPIGCIKTLAKGSRRAGTASFAPIDLFYECEITFYISKKSDLYLLKEYRIVDPMLALRNNWPTFLCSNYFAELIAQTTEERTPIPESFNLLKKALGYIKKTAVSLKIVELYEKRLLSIHGLEGGAIDKLYAQASSSGAKKLWETRKRLMDCLKP
- a CDS encoding AMP-binding protein; the encoded protein is MDWIGREWIPSSQGALLLIYTATLQDVEQFEKSLSRQLIIAVGELKDVKEEQVLEKGFLFLEKTNKEEAVRWLQDKLRSNTLVGIILRLTQLPEGNVTSFPQFVLDMIEHIESLVIPVWIDSFWNNFFSPLDSSYPSTSRVIVGAPKTLHEDWRDWLRKSFYDLSSQALLLRPEIEENIGWQAIYYLKQRKNNPIFIDGHSQKVLTGKVLLGIALRVASWISKNITEPRIGVLLPIGAGAIIINLAVVLAGKIPVNFNMTAGSAMNLIAIEKSKVKTLFSAKILREKLQDFPWPKRTIETESFLKSFSKLSFFFHIFIADLLPPKTVATLWGIPKRGANKEAILLFTSGSFGEPKGVPLSHKNILANIAQIKTILSSIPIKKLLGALPIFHSFGSTTCLWWPILGGPLTVSYVNPLEIDKLATLIEQYQIELLITTPTFLRQYVKKVPPEKLRSLKIVITGSEKLQRQLAADFESKFGIPVCEGYGTTEASPVISSNVIDPFQTLSSTTYNQRNRPGSVGQLAAGISIRIFDQETLKELTLSARGILSFKGANIFGGYLDDPLRTAASFRDGWYVSGDVGSLDNDGFLYIEDRVSRFSKIGGEMVPHGTIEEGLRKGLQEVLGEDFEIAVVGIPDIKKGETLAVLINRKVYNWQIRKCLVSQGFSRLWIPKHVLVLNSLPKTPLGKIDYQRCRLLASKEEIQSTPSSAAPENNAQEQDNSDQI
- a CDS encoding glycoside hydrolase family 3 N-terminal domain-containing protein translates to MSGYFSSDNALCDGGRFLIVGLPATGLSKDEVNVIREVQPAGFIFFSRNLENPLSFRNLVDQLRDLVGHEPIFTIDQEGGRVSRLKAFGSEPPGAKELGEKADLELIRAHGELTAQLLRLFGLNFNLAPVLDMDTPEREHNSLKGRSFSSDPQEVCRFARAFIEGLKSQGILCCGKHFPGYSFAPCDPHLELPQSFKSKNELEAFEWIPFRTLQNLCDSFMIAHIRNLHLDPSGLPASLSSPIIDIIRKEWHFDKLLLSDDIDMGAIINHYSLKETLELSLKAGVDILLLCHRFHLIREAAAILSALPESVKEQAARRVENFRMHLAPPLPYSQEQFQHIDHEIYALREKVLGKERAKQRSIEDGKRSPVEIF
- a CDS encoding acylphosphatase, with the translated sequence MKKQLKAYFYGHVQGVGFRATTWRVAQFYNIDGIVRNLRDGRVELIVEGEEQTIKDFIRELTHSHMKSYISHVDFIWGEAEGKYIHFHIVR
- the ilvN gene encoding acetolactate synthase small subunit, coding for MRHTLSILVANRFGVLTRIAELFSGRGFNIDTLNVGPTHDESISRMTIVVKGDDQVLDQVTKQLNKLIDVLAVQDFRDGEYIDRELVLVKVATGNKSRAELMQICDIFRAKIVDVEPKNMTIEVTGDESKISKFIFLMQDFGIIDLSRTGKIALPRI